A stretch of the Mycoplasmoides genitalium G37 genome encodes the following:
- a CDS encoding fructose-specific PTS transporter subunit EIIC: MFKNLLRPSLFFNWSQKTFKNKFSFLKQAANALQKQAVINDNNVAFEALKKREEEITTGIITSLALPHLQSQSVIEPFVAVFKVKNLDWQSLDQKPVKLIFLIGVLVDKTNLHLDFISNFSKLMLNETFASKVLNVTSYNGLIKLIDLFNQQKVQDQPAVETKKEYDFVAVTACPTGIAHTFMAKEALEAFAKKHNLYVKVETQGTDGIQNQLTSDDINNAKGVILACDRLIDFSRFYANKNVIEVSTTKAIKKPDEVYELIKNQKGKQLANSAKPTNQTQLAESEGEFNFNNFHKRIYRAILSGVSYMLPFVVFGGILIALSFLIDINNANNAGGNFGTINPVANWLNKLGGISFSLIVPILSAYIAYALVSRQGLLPGFVVGLISSGQFLLNIVLTNGTIEWLAPSQVSSGFFGAIFGGLLSACLIIVQQNYIYKKLPQSLQGIKNILFIPLFGTLFTAGLFWVINIPLIYLNYGLSLFLNIMNSPILAPLLGFVIGLMMCFDLGGPINKAAYVFGVVSLQNQNAGTISMAAAMLSGMVPPLSIALAASIRKSCFDKQELPAAYACYLMGLSFISEGAIPFVVKKPKVMLTANLIAGAICGALTGAFALSIRAPHGGVFVFALLKTTLQGIEGATLQTGVGIGLALVCLIISMIVGSSIIIGYDLIAKHNQRKQNLNS, from the coding sequence ATGTTTAAAAATTTATTAAGACCATCCCTATTTTTTAACTGGAGCCAAAAAACATTTAAAAATAAATTTTCGTTTTTAAAACAAGCAGCAAATGCATTACAAAAACAGGCTGTTATCAATGATAACAATGTTGCATTTGAAGCTTTAAAAAAGCGTGAAGAAGAGATTACAACTGGAATTATTACTAGTTTAGCTTTACCTCACTTACAAAGTCAAAGTGTTATAGAACCTTTTGTTGCTGTATTTAAGGTTAAAAACTTAGATTGACAATCATTAGATCAAAAACCAGTTAAATTGATATTTTTAATTGGTGTTCTTGTTGACAAAACCAATTTGCATCTTGATTTCATTAGTAACTTTTCCAAGTTAATGTTGAATGAAACATTTGCAAGTAAGGTTTTAAATGTCACTAGCTATAACGGCTTGATTAAACTAATTGATCTTTTTAACCAACAAAAAGTGCAAGACCAACCAGCTGTTGAAACAAAAAAAGAGTATGACTTTGTTGCTGTAACAGCATGCCCAACTGGCATTGCCCATACTTTCATGGCTAAAGAAGCGTTGGAAGCATTTGCAAAAAAGCATAACTTATATGTAAAAGTTGAAACTCAAGGTACAGATGGGATACAAAATCAACTTACAAGTGACGATATTAATAACGCTAAAGGTGTTATTCTTGCTTGTGATCGTTTAATTGATTTCTCTAGGTTTTATGCAAATAAGAATGTGATTGAAGTGTCAACTACTAAAGCCATTAAAAAACCTGATGAGGTGTATGAATTAATTAAAAACCAAAAGGGTAAACAGCTTGCAAATAGTGCTAAACCAACTAATCAAACCCAATTAGCTGAAAGTGAAGGGGAATTCAACTTTAATAATTTTCACAAGCGGATTTATCGTGCCATTTTAAGTGGTGTTTCTTACATGCTACCATTCGTTGTTTTTGGTGGGATATTAATTGCACTCTCTTTTCTAATTGATATAAATAACGCTAATAATGCTGGTGGTAACTTTGGCACAATTAATCCTGTTGCTAACTGGTTAAATAAGCTAGGAGGAATTTCCTTTAGTTTAATTGTTCCTATCTTATCTGCATACATTGCATATGCATTGGTATCAAGACAGGGATTATTACCTGGTTTTGTTGTTGGTTTAATCTCTTCAGGACAATTTTTATTAAATATTGTTCTGACCAATGGAACAATTGAATGGTTAGCACCATCACAAGTATCAAGTGGCTTTTTTGGTGCTATCTTTGGAGGACTTTTGAGTGCTTGCTTAATAATTGTTCAACAAAACTACATCTATAAAAAATTACCTCAATCTTTGCAGGGAATTAAAAACATCTTGTTTATTCCCTTGTTTGGTACTTTATTCACTGCTGGTTTATTTTGGGTTATTAACATTCCTTTAATTTATCTAAACTATGGATTAAGTCTGTTTTTAAATATTATGAACAGCCCTATCCTAGCACCTTTACTTGGTTTTGTAATTGGGTTGATGATGTGCTTTGATTTAGGGGGGCCAATTAATAAAGCAGCTTATGTTTTTGGTGTTGTTTCTTTACAAAATCAAAATGCAGGAACAATTTCGATGGCTGCAGCTATGCTATCAGGGATGGTACCTCCTTTATCAATTGCTTTGGCAGCTTCCATTCGAAAGAGCTGCTTTGATAAACAGGAATTACCTGCAGCTTATGCTTGTTATCTGATGGGATTGAGTTTTATTAGTGAAGGTGCTATCCCATTTGTTGTTAAAAAACCTAAGGTGATGTTAACTGCTAACTTAATTGCTGGAGCAATTTGTGGAGCATTAACAGGAGCATTTGCCTTATCAATTCGTGCTCCTCATGGCGGTGTTTTTGTGTTTGCACTTTTAAAAACTACTTTACAAGGGATTGAAGGAGCTACATTACAAACTGGAGTTGGCATTGGTTTGGCATTGGTTTGTTTAATAATTAGTATGATAGTTGGTAGTAGTATTATCATTGGCTATGACTTGATTGCAAAACATAACCAAAGAAAGCAAAATCTGAATAGTTAA
- a CDS encoding 1-phosphofructokinase — MTWLQNITKESKIWIVNYACAIDYYVDLNKQKNSVLIPGGKGINVAIVMKSLGFDPTVITFLGQPTKNLFLELVKPYDLNIVSFISETKTRINLKLLKDEKTTEINDLSPLITDANLTELLTFLKANVKNNDLVIINGRFKFEALEKVLNLVFTLTENVVIDVDESKMLTLLNQSKPLVMKPNIDEFQTMINTFFHDQQSLIAAIKKFHYCKLLLLSDGDKGAYLFDQNKLLFVSSITPKQVVSTTGAGDTLLAVFLANLILKVDLKTALIKATNYASATISKLGVVDSKDKISVITPKSYYL; from the coding sequence ATGACTTGATTGCAAAACATAACCAAAGAAAGCAAAATCTGAATAGTTAATTACGCTTGCGCAATTGATTATTATGTTGATTTAAACAAGCAAAAAAATAGTGTTTTAATACCTGGTGGTAAGGGGATTAATGTTGCTATTGTAATGAAATCACTTGGTTTTGATCCAACTGTCATTACTTTTTTGGGACAACCCACTAAAAACTTATTTTTAGAGTTGGTAAAACCTTATGATCTAAATATAGTTAGCTTCATTTCTGAAACTAAAACAAGAATTAACCTTAAGTTATTAAAAGATGAAAAAACTACTGAAATTAATGATTTAAGTCCTTTAATAACAGATGCTAATCTAACTGAATTGTTAACTTTTTTAAAAGCTAATGTTAAGAATAATGATTTGGTTATCATCAACGGAAGATTTAAATTTGAAGCTTTAGAAAAAGTTCTAAACTTGGTCTTTACATTAACAGAAAATGTGGTTATAGATGTTGATGAAAGCAAAATGTTAACGCTTTTAAATCAGTCTAAACCACTAGTTATGAAACCTAACATTGATGAGTTTCAAACTATGATTAATACTTTTTTTCACGATCAACAAAGCTTAATAGCAGCAATTAAAAAATTTCATTACTGTAAGCTCTTATTATTATCTGATGGTGACAAAGGAGCTTATCTTTTTGATCAGAATAAGTTATTGTTTGTAAGTTCTATCACTCCTAAACAAGTAGTTAGCACCACAGGAGCAGGTGATACTTTGTTGGCAGTTTTTTTAGCAAATTTGATTCTAAAGGTAGATTTAAAAACTGCTTTGATTAAAGCAACTAACTATGCAAGTGCAACAATTAGTAAGTTAGGTGTTGTTGATAGTAAAGACAAAATTAGTGTTATAACCCCAAAAAGTTACTATTTATAA
- a CDS encoding ABC transporter permease — protein MLNLIKNVIRSLKSAKIALIALTFLIFVAVGGFVLLNNTVNNFNAAFNYVTHTGKLSNAIINERYDFGKLEFQEQTNNSQNSSDSFTLTLTNDSRTSFINNALRTNPSLYEGLVTQTFSYQNKTEMTEKTNIVNQSKIIAANNLNNALSKDKQLLVSGQLEKLNAVFREYKAINITDKSVFKKLIVSEPNDLVNSLVIFDGQNLSSSKQSDFNNFLNQFNEIKSKGKDNLSTTLKTGQYQAFLQTLFDYAQASETTLKDQLQKLISNPDSSETNQVKNLFDTPSTLTNIGGQLTLQWTENSLTKQIVIFDPSSYETIVAPGNWTYQQQLGKEVYPDINNWESIKKLPLEQFESEFLKIDQKYKISIDNIDYLVIGVGISPDFVYPVFSASLIVPNIENEQLYYVNQTGYERTFSSFLTNPVETAIVARLINLESDLNTINQWAVENMSWPTNIKAAYSSSDTTNILNLLAARTVFIPNLINTINLVALFLTIAILTVAIIVSILILISYLKKNTEQIGILKANGLSGKKINLSLLIFGLIPAIVGAISGYSFGIGFQDVAIHLFSNYWFIPTATSSFSVVGLLFFSLFVILIMSSISLLVGSIILKKDVVKILKHDSEFKVSRLGLSSKKLFARFGIMTRFRVALAFNAPWKLVFLTLMSSFTMMILNLSFATKDSFENAQSKTNLTNQNHQYEFELASATTQSGLLKWQLFAELGTTDKRSESSVKLANKRMDISNVDASKDWKNQQVINFLSDASGFSNDLNYLENIVQSKIGLDYSLGFNNIVSNPWRLSETLMPTNQASASNTAFQNFLKAIITINPSQGSQFIKQTQDPLTKRFIYAIDSDKALKNNNEQNGSQNHLTLNDDFAKFLYSQFELIKKSGNASNEDLNAIDFENPQTIRDFYNKYNALPPLDYKLSFNVIGLPKETIAGQIDTPKYGFLTLHGEYQNTPIKIKGIKDWKDKVDNLGPVLSDQNNHIINQELFKNYSFDPLIVNNSAAKKYQLAIGSEINIAVNNSFKRIDNKIINQDPLVNATFRVVGINNSAHDPEFFTSYSTAFKVLEYPNEWFVKKLPFNSFYANSLLSFVQSTSLFSESGIFPATSSFSTNNTVLVELIKKTINYKNGQMNQTSSNDSSKKENYQKLQKALGISTDLEISKVNEYVAILARVYNGLPYNSTISFISNVAANNALFGNIANTTKQIQAVVIAVIIPIIMLIILLVSTTLIQELKKIAIRLKALGYSNLKILASFLSIYIPLFAFGLLISIPFSIYLIALHNEVIFASSSIFLDAFLSFESAIGSMLVLLAVLSITFVLNWLELNKIKIDKEIKNS, from the coding sequence GTGTTAAACCTAATTAAAAATGTTATTCGTTCTTTAAAGAGTGCTAAGATTGCTTTAATAGCGTTAACTTTTTTAATTTTTGTTGCTGTTGGTGGTTTTGTGTTGTTAAATAACACAGTTAATAATTTTAACGCTGCTTTTAACTATGTCACCCACACTGGTAAATTAAGCAATGCCATCATTAATGAGCGTTATGACTTTGGTAAATTAGAGTTTCAAGAACAGACCAATAATTCTCAGAATAGTAGCGACAGTTTTACTTTAACTTTAACTAATGATTCAAGAACAAGTTTTATTAATAATGCCTTGAGAACTAACCCTTCTTTGTATGAAGGATTAGTAACCCAAACTTTTAGCTATCAAAACAAAACTGAAATGACTGAAAAAACCAATATAGTTAATCAGTCTAAAATTATTGCTGCTAACAATCTTAACAATGCATTAAGTAAAGATAAACAGCTCTTAGTTTCAGGTCAACTTGAAAAACTAAATGCTGTTTTTCGGGAATATAAAGCTATTAATATTACTGACAAAAGTGTTTTTAAAAAATTGATAGTATCAGAACCTAATGATTTGGTAAATAGCCTAGTTATTTTTGATGGTCAAAATTTATCTAGCTCCAAACAAAGTGATTTCAATAATTTTTTAAATCAATTTAACGAAATTAAATCAAAGGGTAAAGATAATTTAAGTACTACTTTAAAAACTGGGCAGTATCAGGCATTTTTACAAACTCTTTTTGATTATGCTCAAGCGAGTGAAACAACATTAAAAGATCAGCTTCAAAAGTTAATTTCAAATCCAGATTCAAGTGAAACAAATCAGGTTAAAAATCTCTTTGATACTCCAAGTACGCTTACTAATATTGGGGGTCAATTAACCTTACAATGAACAGAAAATAGCCTAACAAAACAGATAGTTATCTTTGATCCTAGTAGTTATGAAACAATAGTCGCTCCTGGTAACTGAACTTATCAACAACAATTAGGTAAAGAAGTTTATCCTGATATTAACAACTGAGAAAGTATTAAAAAACTACCACTTGAACAATTTGAAAGTGAATTTTTAAAAATTGATCAAAAGTATAAGATCAGTATTGATAATATCGATTATTTAGTTATTGGGGTTGGAATTAGTCCAGATTTTGTTTATCCTGTTTTTAGTGCATCTTTAATTGTTCCTAACATTGAAAATGAACAACTTTACTATGTTAACCAAACTGGATATGAAAGAACTTTTTCCTCTTTTTTAACAAATCCAGTTGAAACAGCAATAGTAGCAAGATTGATTAATCTTGAAAGTGATCTTAATACTATCAACCAGTGAGCTGTTGAAAACATGTCATGACCAACAAACATTAAAGCTGCATACAGTAGTTCTGATACCACTAATATTTTGAATTTATTAGCAGCAAGAACAGTTTTTATCCCTAATCTAATTAACACAATTAATTTAGTGGCTTTGTTTTTAACTATTGCTATCCTAACTGTTGCTATAATTGTCAGCATTTTAATCCTGATTAGTTATTTAAAGAAAAACACTGAGCAAATTGGCATTTTAAAAGCAAATGGGTTAAGTGGTAAAAAGATTAACCTTAGCTTGTTAATCTTTGGGTTAATTCCTGCTATAGTAGGTGCTATTTCTGGATATAGCTTTGGAATTGGATTTCAAGACGTAGCTATTCATCTATTTAGTAACTATTGATTTATACCAACAGCAACATCAAGTTTTTCAGTAGTAGGATTGTTGTTTTTTTCACTGTTTGTTATCTTAATTATGAGTAGTATATCGCTTTTAGTGGGATCAATTATCTTAAAGAAGGATGTTGTAAAGATTTTAAAGCATGACAGTGAATTTAAAGTTTCAAGATTAGGACTTAGTTCTAAGAAATTGTTTGCTAGGTTTGGTATTATGACCAGGTTTAGAGTAGCATTAGCATTTAACGCTCCTTGAAAATTAGTTTTTCTAACCTTGATGAGTTCATTTACAATGATGATTTTAAACCTTAGTTTTGCAACTAAAGATAGCTTTGAAAATGCTCAATCAAAAACTAATTTAACTAATCAGAACCACCAATATGAATTTGAACTCGCTTCAGCAACAACACAAAGTGGTTTATTGAAGTGACAGTTATTTGCAGAACTAGGTACAACTGATAAAAGAAGTGAAAGTAGTGTAAAGCTTGCAAATAAAAGGATGGATATTAGTAATGTTGATGCATCTAAAGATTGAAAGAACCAACAAGTAATTAATTTTTTAAGCGATGCTAGTGGCTTTAGTAATGATTTAAATTACCTTGAAAACATTGTTCAATCCAAGATAGGTTTAGACTATTCATTGGGATTTAACAATATTGTTTCAAATCCCTGAAGGTTAAGTGAAACATTAATGCCAACTAACCAAGCATCTGCTTCCAACACTGCTTTTCAAAATTTTTTAAAAGCAATCATTACTATAAATCCAAGCCAAGGATCGCAATTCATTAAACAAACCCAAGATCCATTAACAAAAAGATTTATCTATGCAATTGACAGTGATAAGGCATTAAAAAATAATAATGAACAAAACGGTTCCCAAAACCACTTAACTTTAAATGATGATTTTGCTAAATTTCTCTACAGTCAATTTGAATTAATTAAAAAGAGTGGGAATGCAAGTAATGAAGATTTAAATGCAATTGATTTTGAAAACCCCCAAACAATCAGAGATTTTTACAACAAGTACAATGCTTTACCACCATTAGATTACAAACTTAGCTTTAATGTAATAGGTTTACCCAAAGAGACAATTGCTGGACAAATTGACACCCCTAAGTATGGATTTTTAACCCTTCATGGTGAATATCAAAATACTCCTATCAAGATTAAAGGTATTAAAGATTGAAAAGATAAAGTGGATAATTTAGGTCCAGTTTTGAGTGATCAAAACAACCACATTATTAATCAAGAATTGTTTAAAAATTATTCTTTTGATCCTTTGATAGTTAACAATTCTGCTGCAAAAAAATACCAACTTGCAATAGGTAGTGAGATTAATATTGCAGTTAACAACAGCTTCAAACGGATTGACAATAAGATCATTAATCAAGATCCTTTAGTGAATGCTACCTTTAGAGTTGTAGGGATTAACAATTCCGCTCATGATCCTGAATTTTTCACTAGTTATAGTACTGCTTTTAAAGTATTGGAATATCCCAATGAATGGTTCGTAAAAAAACTTCCATTTAATAGCTTCTATGCTAATTCGCTTTTAAGTTTTGTTCAATCTACTTCGCTATTTTCTGAATCTGGTATTTTTCCTGCTACTAGTAGTTTTTCAACTAATAACACTGTACTTGTTGAGTTAATTAAAAAAACCATTAATTACAAGAATGGTCAAATGAATCAAACTTCAAGTAATGACTCTTCTAAGAAAGAAAATTACCAAAAATTGCAAAAAGCATTAGGAATATCAACTGATTTGGAGATTAGTAAAGTTAATGAATATGTTGCTATCTTAGCAAGGGTTTATAATGGTTTACCTTACAACTCTACTATTAGCTTTATTAGCAATGTTGCTGCTAACAACGCTTTATTTGGAAATATTGCTAACACCACCAAGCAGATTCAAGCTGTTGTAATTGCAGTGATTATTCCTATAATCATGTTGATTATTCTTTTGGTTTCAACTACCTTAATTCAAGAGTTGAAAAAAATTGCTATTAGATTAAAAGCATTGGGATATTCCAATTTAAAAATTCTCGCTTCATTTTTATCAATATACATCCCTTTATTTGCCTTTGGTTTGTTGATTTCTATCCCCTTTTCTATCTATCTAATTGCACTACATAATGAGGTAATTTTTGCAAGCTCATCGATCTTTTTAGATGCTTTTTTAAGTTTTGAAAGTGCAATTGGTTCAATGTTAGTTTTACTAGCGGTTTTATCAATTACCTTTGTGTTGAATTGATTAGAGTTGAACAAAATTAAGATTGACAAGGAAATCAAAAACTCCTAA